The Anaeromusa acidaminophila DSM 3853 DNA window GATTTCTTCAAGCAGATCAATGATGAGCACGGACATCTGGTGGGGGATCAGGTTTTAGTGGAGGTAGTGGAACGGATCCAGCAAAATCTTCGCGTTGTAGACTCGATTTATCGCTGGGGCGGCGAGGAATTTGCGGTGTTGTTGCCCTGTAGTACGGGCGAGGCGGCTGTGGCGGCAGCAGAGAAGTTGCGCAGAGAAGTAGAAAACAAGCCTCTTTCAGCTAAAAAGCTACGTCTGACCGTGAGCATTGGAGTGGCGGAATTTATGAGCGAGGATACGTTGGAATCTTGGTTAAAACGAGTGGATGACGCCTTATATCAGGCGAAAAAGAGCGGCAGAAACAAAGTCGTATTATTTTAGAACCCGGTGTGCGCTTTTCCCGAAGAGTGTGCCTTACTGCATAAAAAGAATAGACCGCGCTTGGGCAGTTCGTACTGCCAAGCGCGGTCTGTTTTAGGTGCGGGCATGGTAGAGCATGCAATGAAAAGAAAGTTCCTGGAGGCAGGGATTGTGGTAATGGTGAGGCTGGCTAGCTGGAAAACGCAGGGCGTCGCCGCTTTGCAGCTTATACTCCGTGTTGTT harbors:
- a CDS encoding cupin domain-containing protein, which produces MQPQSTHFASPHAIGSEEYVLLSEGSLYINVNNTEYKLQSGDALRFPASQPHHYHNPCLQELSFHCMLYHART